AACTGACGCCACGGGATGTTCCGGGGATCATGTTCTGTGACCATGCTGCGGCAGCGGCCGGACCAGCGGAAGAAGGCACTTTCATGTCCCAGCGGCACACGGATGTGACCGTGGAGCGGCCACCGGCGGTGCAGCCGTCGCCCGCCGAGGTCTGTGGCGAGCTCGCCCCGGCGATGGTGGAGGCCTGCCCGATCATGGAGGTCCTCGACCAGGTCAGCGGCAAGTGGAGCATCGGCATCCTGGTCGCGGCCGCCCAGGGGCCGGTTCGCTTCACCGAGCTGGAACGCACCGTCAACGGCATCAGCCGGCGGATGCTGACCCTCACCCTGCGCCGGCTCGAACGCGACGGCCTGCTCGTCCGCAAGGTCTACCCGACCGTCCCGCCGAAGGTGGAGTACACGGCGACGGGCGCCGCCCGCGAGCTGTTCGGCCCGCTGACCGCCCTCACCGAGTGGGCCGAACGACACCGGACGACCATCGCCCGGGCCCGCCGCGCCTACGACCTGGAGAACGCCGAGAGGAATTCCACGGCGAGCTGAGACCGTGTTTTCCCTGGTAGCTGCACTGGCTGAACCCTGAGGGCGACCAGGGCGGCCACCGGCGAAGCAACGGGCGCGGTGCGTCCGGGTTTGGATCCCGGTTCACCGGACATCATCCGGTTTGTGCTGGAGCTGCCCGAGTCCTCCACGGCGATAACCGTTCCTCGGTCGGAGAACGTCACCGGCCTCCGCCGTCGACGGTTGCGGATCATAGGACTGGTTGTCGGCTCCTACACGGTTCTAGCGGCTTCCGCCGTGTTTTTTGGTCTCGTCGGGATGGCTTTCGTGAGCCCGGTTCCGGGATTCTTGGCGTTCGTCGCGCTGCACTGGCGGACGCTCCAATGGGGAGACCGGAGGATACTCGCCCTGCGGGGCGGGGACCTGATTCTCGGGGATCCCGCGGAGCCGGCGGCGAGGATTCCGGTGGCGGACATCCGCCGGCTCGTTCGGCTGCGGCTCGCCCGGTCTCGCCGCGCACCCGACGCCGAGATCCTTGTCATCGAGCGGGCCTCGCGAGCCCGGCCGGGATGGACCTCCGTGGATGTCTGGGAGGAGGGACCGCTCGACGAGCTACTGGACCGTCTCGGTGCTCCCGTCGAGCACAGGACGCAGCGGATGACGCTCATCCGGGCCGCCCGATCCATCCCAGGGCTGCGGCTGCCGCTGGCCGTCAGCGATCCCGCCCTGGCCGCGGGGGTGCGTATCGCGGAGTGCCAACTGCTGATGATGCTCTCCCGGCTCGCCTTCGACGCGTTTCGCTGAAACGGCTCGGGGAGAAAGAACCAGCCGGCTGCGGCGGTTTGTCGTGACCGAACCTGGAAAGGACATCCGGCATGCAGGACACCGACGTGCTGGTCGCGGTACCCGCGGACATTGTGCGGCCTTCCCGGTCCCGGCAGCTCACAGTGATGGCGTTCGTAGCCGTTCTACTGCTGGCCCAGCTGTTCCGAACGGAATTTCGGTCGGACCGGAACGACACCGGAGAATGGATCTTCTACGGGGCGATGGCGGCTGGCGCACTGGCGGGGTACGGGTGGTTCTTCTGGCGGCAGCGGAAGATGTCGTATGTGGCCGTTGACAACGGCGTTCTCATCCGTTCCGACTGGCGAGGGCGGACCGTCCGCGTCCCGCTCTCCGACCTGCGGCAGGCCACCTTCGCCCGGATCCGCAGCTCCCGGTTCAGTTCCCGGACCGACGCCCGCCTCGTCATCGAGCGGGATCAGGCCCCACCGCTGACAATGTGGATGCTGGGCTGGGACCAGAAGGCCCTGGAACGGTTGCTGCGATCGGCTGATGTCCAGGTCCGCCGGCCGGCGGAGCCGGTGTTGACCTCCGCGCTGCCCGAGACCTTCCCGGGCATCCGGCTGTCCTTCCTCGAACGCCGGCCCGTGATCACCAGCATTCTGGTCGTCCTGGCGGTCCTGCTCCTCATCGCGGCGCTGATCGGTGTCGAGGCGCTGGTCGGCTGAGCGGCCGGCCTCGCGATCAGGGCCGCTGGGCCCGCCCGCGAGCTGTGGGGCCCGCGCTCATGTTCTAGGAGGCCTGGGCCGGCGGGCTCAGCACGAAGATGATCACGGCCCCGTCGGCGGGGCCCCCGGTGGTTTCGAGCCGGCCGCCGCTGGTCTCGGCGGCGCGGCGGGCGATGTCGAGGCCGAGGCCGGTCGAGTCGGCCCGTGACTCGCCGCGGCGCGCGGCGTCGTCCGGCAGCCCCGGCCCGTGGTCGGCGACGGTGAACTCCGCGCCGCCGTCCGGGCGCCGGGCGAGGGTCACCGCGAACGCCGTCCCGTCCGGGGTGTGCGCGAAGACGTTGCCCAGCAGCGCGTCCACCGCTGCGGTGAGCGTGTCGGCGTCCAGGCGGACCGGCGCCGGGAGTTCAGTCACCTCGACGGACAGCGGGCGTCCGGTGTCCTCGGCGAGC
This genomic stretch from Parafrankia discariae harbors:
- a CDS encoding winged helix-turn-helix transcriptional regulator; protein product: MSQRHTDVTVERPPAVQPSPAEVCGELAPAMVEACPIMEVLDQVSGKWSIGILVAAAQGPVRFTELERTVNGISRRMLTLTLRRLERDGLLVRKVYPTVPPKVEYTATGAARELFGPLTALTEWAERHRTTIARARRAYDLENAERNSTAS
- a CDS encoding sensor histidine kinase → MTALIQQARRNELAAGGTGPSGTGPSGTGTGGGPGGAAPAGAGAPVPGCDTARVVRDRVAFWSVLAEDTGRPLSVEVTELPAPVRLDADTLTAAVDALLGNVFAHTPDGTAFAVTLARRPDGGAEFTVADHGPGLPDDAARRGESRADSTGLGLDIARRAAETSGGRLETTGGPADGAVIIFVLSPPAQAS